From the genome of Podospora pseudoanserina strain CBS 124.78 chromosome 7 map unlocalized CBS124.78p_7.2, whole genome shotgun sequence, one region includes:
- a CDS encoding uncharacterized protein (EggNog:ENOG503NWAI; COG:E), whose amino-acid sequence MATPKKQLHLTAFMRPVSLHTGAWRYPGAVPNANFSLPHLKSFIQKLEAAKFDAFFMADHLAVLNMPIEALQRSHTVTSFEPFTLLSALSAVTEKIGLAATASTTYDEPYHVARRFASLDHLSSGRAAWNIVTTGNPESAKNFGLDEHVEHSERYKRAREFYEVVTGLWDSFADDAFDSRSQESGIYFDPSKLHVLNHKGESLKVRGPLNIARPVQGWPVIVQAGQSEPGKQLAAETAEVVFCSPRDIQGAKELYEDIKGRAEKYGRNRDSLRILPAALVIVGDTVQDAKEKRLKLDSLVHYDSAIASLSIALGSDASGFDPDGPLPDDIADTNASKTGRAGVIKLARDEGLTVKQLAQRYGGYAGLAFVGTPQSIADEMEEWLSQGAADGFTVTFPFVPQGIDDVTQRLVPELQRRGLFRTEYEGSTLREHLGLSRPNNRFFT is encoded by the coding sequence ATGGCTACCCCGAAGAAGCAGCTGCACCTCACAGCGTTTATGCGCCCAGTCTCGCTCCATACAGGAGCATGGCGCTACCCCGGTGCTGTTCCCAATGCCAACTTTTCTCTCCCGCATCTCAAGTCCTTCATTCAAAAGCTCGAAGCTGCCAAGTTCGATGCCTTCTTCATGGCCGATCACCTAGCAGTCTTGAACATGCCCATCGAGGCCCTGCAGCGATCTCACACCGTCACCTCCTTTGAGCCATTCACTCTTCTGTCCGCATTGTCCGCTGTGACAGAGAAGATCGGCCTCGCGGCCACAGCCTCGACTACATACGACGAACCGTACCACGTCGCCCGCCGCTTCGCCAGCTTGGACCACCTCTCCTCGGGCAGAGCAGCCTGGAACATCGTCACGACCGGCAATCCGGAATCTGCCAAGAATTTTGGGTTGGATGAGCACGTGGAGCATTCTGAGCGGTACAAGCGAGCCAGGGAGTTTTACGAGGTTGTCACTGGGCTGTGGGATAGTTTCGCGGACGACGCGTTCGACTCTCGGAGTCAGGAGTCCGGGATCTACTTTGATCCTTCCAAGCTTCACGTACTCAACCACAAAGGGGAGAGTCTCAAAGTGAGGGGGCCTTTGAACATTGCGAGACCGGTACAAGGGTGGCCAGTGATTGTTCAGGCTGGGCAGTCAGAGCCGGGGAAACAGCTTGCCGCAGAGACGGCagaggtggtgttttgttcGCCGAGGGATATTCAAGGTGCGAAGGAATTGTATGAGGATATCAAGGGAAGGGCAGAGAAGTATGGCAGGAATAGGGACAGCTTGAGGATCCTGCCGGCCGCCTTGGTGATTGTTGGTGATACGGTTCAGGatgccaaggagaagaggttgaagctTGATAGCCTGGTTCATTATGATAGCGCGATTGCCTCGCTGTCCATTGCTCTTGGTAGCGATGCTTCAGGGTTCGATCCTGATGGTCCACTGCCAGATGATATTGCAGACACCAACGCCAGCAAGACTGGGAGAGCAGGGGTTATCAAGCTCGCAAGGGATGAAGGCCTGACAGTCAAACAGCTTGCCCAAAGATATGGAGGTTATGCGGGGCTGGCCTTTGTTGGTACACCCCAGAGCATTGCTGACGAGATGGAGGAATGGCTGTCACAAGGGGCCGCAGATGGTTTTACTGTCACTTTCCCTTTTGTCCCCCAGGGAATAGATGATGTCACGCAGAGACTGGTTCCTGAACTTCAGAGACGGGGCTTGTTCAGAACTGAGTATGAGGGGAGTACTTTGAGGGAGCACCTTGGACTGTCCAGGCCGAACAATCGTTTCTTTACCTGA
- a CDS encoding uncharacterized protein (EggNog:ENOG503P4GD; COG:S) yields the protein MWPWRGVFTTRLPSCWLCRTRLLFIIHYPSVPKMRSTRSRSAAAKALQSVAEASTPSSALPKPTPARVKATAAEAAKPPSMPTPQTTTAAQTPPLTPTPETLSFPTSDSFISWLGTNYSTTPLGIWLKISKKNSNIPSISYDEAIDCALCYGWIDGQRKALDSLYFLQRFTPRRKNSMWSKRNVQKVAALTLAGRMEEAGLAEVKRAQEDGRWDRAYDGASMMEMPEDFGAALAGNDKAKGFWEGLGKTKRYTFLMKLVTTKRAETRTRKIGEFVALLEEGKTL from the coding sequence ATGTGGCCTTGGCGCGGGGTGTTCACAACGCGCCTCCCAAGTTGTTGGCTTTGTCGAACGCGTCTTCTCTTCATCATTCATTATCCATCAGTTCCGAAAATGAGGTCGACCCGAAGTCGCTCCGCGGCAGCCAAAGCCCTTCAGTCAGTCGCTGAAGCCTCAACACCGAGCTCAGCTCTGCCCAAACCAACACCCGCGCGGGTcaaagcaacagcagcagaagcagcaaaACCACCATCCATGCCAACCCCACAAACGACGACCGCCGCTCAGACTCCACCgctaaccccaaccccggaaACCCTCTCTTTCCCAACCTCTGACTCCTTCATCAGCTGGTTAGGCACGAACTATTCGACAACACCCCTCGGAATCTGGCTCAAGATCTCCAAGAAAAACTCCAACATTCCCTCCATCTCCTACGATGAAGCCATCGACTGCGCTCTCTGCTACGGCTGGATCGACGGCCAGCGCAAGGCCCTCGACTCGCTCTACTTCCTCCAGCGATTCACCCCCCGAAGGAAGAACAGCATGTGGTCCAAGCGCAACGTCCAAAAGGTTGCTGCCTTGACCCTAGCAGGAAGAATGGAAGAGGCAGGATTGGCAGAGGTCAAGCGGGCACAGGAAGACGGACGCTGGGACAGGGCATACGATGGGGCTAGCATGATGGAGATGCCCGAGGACTTTGGCGCCGCGCTGGCGGGGAATGACAAGGCAAAGGGGTTCTGGGAGGGGCTggggaagacgaagaggtATACTTTTCTGATGAAGCTCGTGACAACCAAACGGGCAGAGAccaggacgaggaagattgGGGAGTTTGTCGCATTGTTGGAAGAGGGCAAGACACTGTGA